Genomic DNA from Natrinema saccharevitans:
AACAAACCATGTTTCGAAGTTCGGGAACATCTCCCCGTCCTCAGCAATTCGGATTCGGCTGCCCTCGCTCAACATCGAATACATCTCATCAAGTGGCATTGCCATCCCCCAGTACTCTCGATCTTTGAGTTCCGTAACCAATTGCTCAGTCTCCGCTTCGGATAGTGACTCCAGAATGACGTCGGTATCTTCTGTTGATCGAGATCGCCCAGTGAGGATCGCGACGTACCCACTAACGATGACGTAGTTAACATCGCAGGCATCGAGGATCTGTGTGAACTCAAGTACATCTTTGTCAAGCTCTGAAAGCTCTCGTGACACCGTGAGTGTGTCGTCACTGAGTTCCATCAGTTCTTTCCATGGAACGCCGACAAACTAAGCGCTGTGTCATGTGTGTCCGATCGCTCGGTTTGATGCTCATACGTTGACCCCTTCTTCGGCATCATGATGTACGTCCTCCTTGATGTCGTAGTGCTCGTGGACGACGGGCCGGAGTGCCTGGAGGATCATCTCCGCAGCCAGCGGCGAGATGTCCAGATCCTCCGCCATCAGCCGGTGGGTCACCTCGCCGCGTTCGCGGGCGACCGCGTAGGTGAGCGCGGTCGCGAGGCCGGCGACGCCGTGGCGGTCGATGTAGGTGTCGATGTCGGCGTCCGTCTCGCGGCGGCCGACGGCGTCGATGAGCGCCGGCGTGATCGTGTACTCGCGGTCGCCGGCGGCCGTCGTCACGGTCAGGTCGATCTCCCGGGCGGCGTACCGGCGTGGCTGCTCGTCGTCGGTGACGTCGATGACGCCGGCGTCGACGAGCCGATTGACGTAGCTGTAGGCGGTCCCCTGGGCGAGCTCGAGGTCGTCTATTACGTCCTGAACGGTCGCGTCCCGCTCCCGAGCGAGGTACGCGAACAGCTGGGCCAGCTGTGGCTCCTCGAGGAGGTCAGCGACCGAGAGGAAGTCCTGGACGATGTCGCCGTCGGCGCGGTTTGAGGTGCGTGACACGGGTCGTTCTTTATTACAGTTTACAGCGAAACAGTAAAGAGTGTTTGGGTCACTCTGCCGGCGTCGCGACGAGATGCTCCTCGAGGTCGCGCGTCCA
This window encodes:
- a CDS encoding DUF7437 domain-containing protein codes for the protein MSRTSNRADGDIVQDFLSVADLLEEPQLAQLFAYLARERDATVQDVIDDLELAQGTAYSYVNRLVDAGVIDVTDDEQPRRYAAREIDLTVTTAAGDREYTITPALIDAVGRRETDADIDTYIDRHGVAGLATALTYAVARERGEVTHRLMAEDLDISPLAAEMILQALRPVVHEHYDIKEDVHHDAEEGVNV